In the genome of Candidatus Microbacterium phytovorans, one region contains:
- a CDS encoding class F sortase has translation MNRRGTSGAIAAGVVVTVSLLTACSPAAPTVGEQAVGGAGVPQAVATERPTPAVDVPVAQATLAPIDASARPVELRIPAIDADLRVKPVGVQDDGSMEIPEDPAVAGWYRYGPTPGADEGSAVIAAHVDSRVLGIGPLAQLRDLDKGAKVQVRDEDGETTEFTVVSVRYIPRAELPVEDLFSRSGESSLVIITCGGSFDEATRTYSDNVVAVARPEG, from the coding sequence ATGAACCGCCGCGGCACGAGTGGGGCGATCGCTGCCGGCGTCGTCGTGACCGTGTCGCTGCTCACCGCCTGCTCCCCCGCCGCCCCCACGGTGGGGGAGCAGGCGGTCGGGGGAGCGGGCGTCCCCCAGGCAGTGGCGACGGAGCGGCCGACACCCGCCGTCGACGTGCCGGTCGCGCAGGCGACGCTCGCACCCATCGACGCGTCGGCCCGGCCGGTCGAGCTCCGTATCCCGGCTATCGATGCGGACCTCCGGGTGAAGCCGGTGGGAGTGCAGGACGACGGGTCCATGGAGATCCCTGAGGACCCGGCCGTTGCGGGCTGGTACCGCTACGGACCGACCCCCGGCGCCGATGAGGGCTCGGCTGTGATCGCCGCCCACGTGGACTCGCGGGTCCTCGGTATCGGTCCGCTGGCACAGCTCCGCGACCTCGATAAGGGCGCGAAGGTACAGGTGCGCGATGAGGACGGCGAGACCACAGAGTTCACCGTCGTGTCGGTCCGCTACATCCCGCGAGCGGAACTGCCCGTCGAAGACCTCTTCTCGCGCTCCGGTGAGTCCTCCCTCGTGATCATCACATGCGGCGGCTCGTTCGATGAGGCCACGAGGACGTACAGTGACAACGTGGTCGCGGTCGCCCGCCCCGAGGGGTGA
- a CDS encoding DUF4397 domain-containing protein yields MRSRILVGLAVAGLAAVTVAAPATAATSDDATLSVLHGIPDTPVDVYVNGDLTLDDFQPGDLAGPLELPAGDYDVALTATDAADDSDPVLGPITLTLEGGMSYTAVAHLTEDGEPTAKLFTNDTSETAAGEGRLTVRHVAAAPAVDVLAGDSPVIEGLVNPDEATLDLPAGTVSASVALAGTTDPVLGPTDVEIADGTLTIVYAWGSAEDGNLAIAAQTIEGLHSNPDGVNTGSAGLAAENRGDVWMPVVLGGAGLLLAALVIVAVRRTAVNRSR; encoded by the coding sequence ATGCGATCCAGGATTCTCGTCGGCCTCGCCGTCGCAGGGCTCGCGGCGGTGACCGTCGCTGCTCCCGCTACCGCGGCAACTTCGGACGACGCCACTCTGTCGGTGCTGCACGGCATCCCCGACACCCCCGTGGATGTCTACGTCAACGGTGACCTCACGCTCGACGACTTCCAGCCGGGCGACCTCGCCGGACCGCTGGAGCTGCCCGCGGGGGACTACGACGTGGCCCTCACCGCGACGGACGCCGCCGACGACTCCGACCCGGTGCTCGGACCGATAACCCTGACGCTCGAGGGCGGCATGTCCTACACGGCGGTCGCTCACCTCACCGAAGACGGCGAGCCCACGGCCAAGCTGTTCACGAACGACACCTCCGAGACCGCCGCCGGCGAAGGCCGCTTGACGGTCCGTCACGTGGCGGCCGCTCCCGCCGTCGACGTGCTCGCCGGTGACAGCCCCGTGATCGAGGGTCTCGTGAACCCCGACGAGGCGACGCTCGACCTGCCGGCCGGCACCGTGTCGGCGTCGGTCGCCCTGGCCGGGACCACCGACCCCGTGCTCGGACCCACAGACGTGGAGATCGCCGACGGCACCCTGACGATCGTGTACGCGTGGGGCAGCGCCGAGGACGGCAACCTCGCCATCGCCGCACAGACGATCGAGGGTCTCCACTCGAACCCCGACGGGGTGAACACCGGTTCGGCCGGCCTCGCCGCCGAGAACCGCGGAGACGTGTGGATGCCGGTCGTCCTCGGTGGTGCGGGCCTGCTGCTCGCCGCCCTCGTCATCGTCGCCGTGCGCCGCACCGCGGTGAACCGCTCCCGATGA
- the prfB gene encoding peptide chain release factor 2, with the protein MLELDLSADIQALRSTFADIQAVVDVDALRSEIERLSEEAGAPDLWDDPEKAQKVTSALSHRQSELKRISDVGQRLDDLDVLIELANEMEDEDSAAEARAELASLQETIGQLEVQTLLDGEYDARAAVVTIRSGAGGDDATDFADMLLRMYLRWAERHKYPVKVMDTSYAEGAGIKSATFEIDAPYAYGTLSVEAGTHRLARISPFGSADKRQTSFAAVEVIPVMEEAQEVEVPEGDIRVDVFRSSGPGGQSVNTTDSAVRITHIPTGIVVSMQNEKSQIQNRAAAMRVLQTRLMLLQKEEEAAKKKELAGVITASWGDQMRSYFLYGQQLVKDLRTGYEVGNPASVFDGDLDGLIAAGIRWRKRKSDD; encoded by the coding sequence ATGCTCGAACTCGATCTGTCCGCCGACATCCAGGCCCTCCGCTCCACCTTCGCCGACATCCAGGCGGTGGTCGACGTCGACGCGCTCCGCTCGGAGATCGAGCGACTCTCCGAAGAGGCCGGCGCCCCCGACCTCTGGGACGACCCCGAGAAGGCGCAGAAGGTCACCAGCGCCCTCAGCCACCGTCAGTCGGAGCTGAAGCGCATCAGCGACGTCGGTCAGCGACTCGACGACCTCGACGTCCTCATCGAACTCGCCAACGAGATGGAGGACGAGGACTCCGCCGCCGAAGCGCGTGCCGAACTCGCGAGCCTCCAGGAGACGATCGGCCAGCTCGAGGTGCAGACGCTCCTCGACGGTGAGTACGACGCGCGTGCCGCGGTCGTCACGATCCGCTCGGGCGCCGGCGGCGACGACGCCACCGACTTCGCCGACATGCTGCTGCGCATGTACCTGCGCTGGGCCGAGCGCCACAAGTACCCCGTCAAGGTGATGGACACCTCCTACGCCGAGGGCGCGGGCATCAAGTCGGCCACGTTCGAGATCGACGCCCCGTACGCGTACGGCACGCTCTCCGTGGAAGCCGGCACGCATCGCCTGGCTCGCATCAGCCCGTTCGGTTCTGCCGACAAGCGCCAGACGAGCTTCGCTGCCGTCGAGGTCATCCCCGTCATGGAGGAGGCCCAGGAGGTCGAAGTCCCCGAGGGCGACATCCGCGTCGACGTCTTCCGCAGCTCCGGTCCCGGTGGCCAGTCGGTCAACACCACCGACTCTGCCGTGCGCATCACGCATATCCCCACGGGGATCGTCGTTTCGATGCAGAACGAGAAGAGCCAGATCCAGAACCGCGCCGCCGCCATGCGCGTGCTCCAGACGCGCCTCATGCTGCTCCAGAAGGAAGAAGAAGCAGCGAAGAAGAAGGAGCTCGCCGGCGTCATCACCGCGAGCTGGGGCGACCAGATGCGGTCGTACTTCCTCTACGGACAGCAGCTCGTGAAAGACCTCCGCACCGGCTACGAAGTGGGAAACCCCGCGTCCGTGTTCGACGGTGACCTCGACGGTCTGATCGCAGCCGGCATCCGCTGGCGCAAGCGCAAAAGCGACGACTGA
- a CDS encoding MFS transporter yields MLWRLAPMIYGPTVLFAVGEGAVIPLLPVLAAALGADVPTAALVASALVVGQLCGNLPAGWAVARIGERVTMAIGGAVALVGTAGLAFAPNLAVLAASVFVIGLSAAAFGLARHSFMTTRVPLAFRARSLSLLGGTFRLGMFVGPFLAAALLGVFGDLRATIWFFGGCLVATIALVLLGPDPEVEAAAAGRSAARAGRDVEEREDTGEPVTGAIPTRREPGTGVIRTMWRHRGVLSRLGVAAASLSAVRSARQVVLPLWGVSIGLDAQTIALVVGVSGAIDFALFYASGQVMDRFGRLWAALPAMLLMGLGFIALSFTHDVDQAAMWFALFAAVLGVGNGLSSGILLTLGADAAPQSDPAAFLGSWRTLTDAGGALAPLLVSAVAAVFSLSIATGLMGAVGLLGAAAFARWVPRFVPRG; encoded by the coding sequence ATGCTGTGGCGCCTCGCGCCGATGATCTACGGACCCACGGTGCTGTTCGCGGTCGGCGAGGGTGCCGTGATCCCCCTGCTGCCGGTGCTGGCGGCGGCTCTCGGCGCGGACGTCCCGACCGCCGCCCTCGTGGCGTCCGCTCTCGTCGTCGGCCAGCTGTGCGGCAACCTCCCCGCCGGCTGGGCGGTCGCACGCATCGGTGAGCGCGTGACGATGGCGATCGGCGGCGCGGTGGCGCTCGTCGGCACCGCGGGCCTCGCGTTCGCCCCCAATCTCGCGGTGCTCGCGGCATCCGTGTTCGTCATCGGGCTGAGCGCGGCCGCCTTCGGCCTCGCGCGTCACTCCTTCATGACGACGCGCGTGCCGCTCGCGTTCCGGGCGCGGTCGCTGTCGCTCCTGGGCGGCACGTTCCGCCTCGGCATGTTCGTCGGTCCGTTCCTGGCCGCCGCTCTGCTGGGCGTCTTCGGCGACCTGCGCGCGACGATCTGGTTCTTCGGCGGATGCCTCGTGGCGACGATCGCGCTCGTGCTCCTCGGGCCCGATCCGGAGGTCGAGGCTGCCGCTGCGGGTCGGTCGGCCGCACGTGCCGGCCGCGACGTCGAGGAGCGCGAGGACACGGGAGAGCCCGTGACCGGCGCGATCCCCACGCGGCGAGAGCCGGGGACGGGCGTGATCCGCACGATGTGGCGGCATCGGGGCGTGCTGTCGCGGCTCGGGGTCGCGGCGGCGTCGCTGTCGGCGGTGCGGTCGGCCCGTCAGGTGGTGCTACCGCTGTGGGGTGTGTCGATCGGACTCGACGCGCAGACGATCGCGCTCGTGGTAGGCGTGTCGGGGGCGATCGACTTCGCCCTGTTCTATGCGAGCGGTCAGGTGATGGACCGCTTCGGCCGGTTGTGGGCAGCGCTGCCGGCGATGCTGCTGATGGGCCTCGGTTTCATCGCGCTGTCGTTCACGCATGACGTCGATCAGGCGGCGATGTGGTTCGCCCTCTTCGCCGCCGTGTTGGGGGTCGGAAACGGGCTGTCGAGCGGCATCCTGCTGACGCTCGGCGCGGACGCCGCCCCGCAATCGGATCCGGCCGCGTTCCTCGGGTCGTGGCGCACGCTCACGGATGCCGGAGGTGCCCTGGCGCCGCTCCTCGTGTCGGCGGTCGCCGCAGTCTTCTCGCTGTCGATCGCCACGGGGCTCATGGGCGCCGTCGGACTGCTCGGCGCCGCCGCGTTCGCGAGGTGGGTGCCGCGCTTCGTCCCGCGGGGCTAG
- a CDS encoding pilus assembly protein TadG-related protein — protein sequence MERRVKREWRVASGEDGTALLLTLGYAVLALVLVLLCADATSLYLTQKRADAAADAAALAGADGFVFTVAGGEAVARLTDAHVHEQATALVGEMPGVTLLDAGTPDGLSARVTVRLQWRPPVLTLFVPEGLSVEATATSRTALG from the coding sequence GTGGAGCGCAGGGTGAAGCGGGAGTGGCGCGTCGCGAGCGGAGAAGACGGCACGGCGCTCCTGCTCACGCTCGGCTATGCGGTGCTGGCGCTGGTGCTCGTCCTCCTCTGCGCGGATGCCACGAGCCTCTATCTCACGCAGAAGCGTGCGGATGCCGCCGCCGACGCCGCGGCGCTCGCGGGCGCCGATGGGTTCGTCTTCACGGTCGCAGGCGGCGAGGCGGTCGCGCGACTGACCGATGCGCACGTCCACGAACAGGCGACAGCGCTCGTCGGAGAGATGCCGGGAGTGACGCTCCTTGACGCGGGAACCCCCGACGGGTTGTCCGCGCGCGTCACGGTACGGCTGCAGTGGCGACCCCCCGTGCTCACGCTGTTCGTTCCCGAAGGGCTCTCGGTCGAGGCGACGGCGACGTCGCGTACGGCGCTCGGATAG
- a CDS encoding TadE family protein, whose amino-acid sequence MHRAKAWRDDGGAAAVEFLLVGLILLVPIVYLVIALGQIQSGSFAAETASRQIARGVAAAQNAEHARERVEQTARAVAAEYGIERQELEVDIACRPATALCPSAGATLVVTVRVRVALPLVPDVFGAQQKTRVAVEATSVQKMSRLWSAG is encoded by the coding sequence GTGCACCGCGCGAAAGCCTGGCGGGATGACGGGGGAGCGGCGGCGGTGGAGTTCCTCCTCGTGGGACTGATCCTCCTGGTGCCGATCGTCTATCTCGTGATCGCGCTCGGACAGATACAGTCCGGCTCGTTCGCTGCCGAGACGGCGTCGCGTCAGATCGCGCGCGGGGTGGCCGCGGCCCAGAACGCGGAGCACGCCCGCGAGCGTGTCGAGCAGACGGCCCGCGCGGTCGCCGCCGAATACGGCATCGAGCGACAGGAGTTGGAGGTCGACATCGCCTGTCGTCCGGCGACGGCGCTGTGCCCGTCCGCGGGGGCGACCCTCGTCGTCACCGTCCGGGTGCGCGTTGCCCTCCCGCTCGTTCCCGACGTGTTCGGAGCGCAGCAGAAGACGAGAGTCGCCGTGGAGGCGACGAGCGTGCAGAAGATGTCGCGGCTGTGGAGCGCAGGGTGA
- a CDS encoding TadE/TadG family type IV pilus assembly protein — protein sequence MRGLLRDDRGSSAVEFLLVGLLLTALTLGVLQFALTVYLRNVVHDAAVEGAFHAALADVDVREGATRAVAVVERAIGDGYVVAASAALVGAEGQEEVEVSVSATLPLVGIFGVPAGWEVTARAPRESLAG from the coding sequence GTGCGCGGTCTGCTGCGCGACGATCGTGGATCGAGCGCGGTCGAGTTCCTCCTCGTCGGGCTTCTGCTCACAGCGCTCACGCTGGGAGTGCTGCAGTTCGCTCTCACCGTGTACCTCCGAAACGTCGTTCACGATGCGGCGGTGGAGGGTGCGTTCCACGCCGCGCTGGCCGATGTCGACGTCCGCGAGGGCGCAACTCGTGCCGTCGCCGTCGTGGAACGCGCGATCGGAGACGGGTACGTCGTCGCGGCATCCGCTGCACTCGTCGGAGCCGAGGGTCAAGAAGAAGTCGAAGTGTCCGTGTCGGCCACGCTGCCGCTCGTCGGCATCTTCGGTGTTCCCGCCGGGTGGGAGGTGACCGCCCGTGCACCGCGCGAAAGCCTGGCGGGATGA
- a CDS encoding type II secretion system F family protein, giving the protein MSVLSDLAVAIVAGVALAGGVLLLTSRHARWAAPTLANRIAPYVRDVSDPRGLTPAARLPGRGLRALVLQLLGTRASGVERRLAQAGRSHGAVTHRAHALGWAVGGLVGGALTALVLAMLAGVTAATALLPLTCAVCAVVAHDAHLTRAVRRRRRRIEEELPTVLEFLALCLAAGEGLRDALRRVGDVGTGELTAELRRAVLDSGTGSSLAEALQSVSARLGSPALARSIDHVVAAIDRGAPLAQVLQEQAGDARDEAKRALIELAGRKEIVMLLPLVFLLLPLSVLFAVFPGVVMLRLGTP; this is encoded by the coding sequence GTGAGCGTGCTGTCCGATCTCGCCGTCGCGATCGTCGCGGGTGTCGCGTTGGCGGGCGGGGTGCTCCTCCTGACCTCTCGTCACGCGCGCTGGGCGGCGCCCACCTTGGCGAACCGGATCGCACCGTATGTCCGCGACGTCAGCGACCCCCGTGGACTCACCCCTGCCGCGCGCCTGCCCGGTCGTGGTCTGCGCGCGCTCGTCCTTCAGCTGCTCGGGACCCGGGCCAGCGGAGTGGAGCGCCGGCTGGCACAAGCGGGGCGGTCGCACGGCGCCGTCACTCACCGGGCTCACGCGCTCGGGTGGGCGGTCGGCGGGCTTGTGGGAGGGGCCCTCACCGCGCTCGTGCTGGCAATGCTCGCCGGCGTGACCGCGGCCACCGCGCTCCTCCCGCTCACGTGTGCGGTCTGCGCCGTCGTGGCTCACGACGCTCATCTGACGCGCGCTGTCCGGCGCCGTCGTCGGCGCATCGAGGAGGAGCTTCCCACCGTGCTGGAGTTCCTCGCTCTGTGCCTGGCGGCGGGGGAGGGCCTGCGCGACGCGCTGCGGCGGGTGGGCGATGTCGGCACGGGCGAGCTGACCGCCGAGCTGCGCCGCGCCGTCCTCGACAGCGGCACCGGGTCCAGCCTCGCGGAGGCGCTCCAATCGGTGAGTGCCCGCCTCGGCTCACCTGCGCTCGCACGCTCGATCGATCATGTCGTCGCCGCGATCGATCGGGGCGCGCCACTGGCGCAGGTCTTGCAGGAGCAAGCGGGCGACGCCCGAGACGAGGCCAAGCGGGCGCTCATCGAACTCGCCGGACGCAAAGAGATCGTGATGCTCCTCCCACTCGTCTTCCTGCTGCTTCCGCTCTCCGTCTTGTTCGCCGTGTTTCCGGGGGTCGTCATGCTCCGACTCGGCACCCCCTGA
- a CDS encoding type II secretion system F family protein: MIPLAGAMLAGGILLSLAPWLWPAGASPRVGRREGRLRKLLDAAGFAHAPVARLPLLAGVGSLASGAVAWLITGLVVVAGLAMVVGFAAPFSWVRTRVRRLRRARRLLWPDVCELLVASVRAGMSLPEAVSALAVAGPPPLRPAFARFASDISASGHFDSAALRLKSALGDPVADRIVETLRMARQVGGTELTPVLRALAASVRADAAVRGEVEARQSWIRGAAVLGVVAPWVVLGLLATRPEGMQAYASAEGMVLVVSGAVVSVVAYRLMMRWGRLPEPQRWFG; encoded by the coding sequence ATGATCCCGCTCGCGGGGGCGATGCTCGCCGGCGGAATCCTGCTGTCGCTGGCACCGTGGCTGTGGCCGGCGGGCGCATCACCGCGCGTCGGACGGCGTGAAGGACGACTGCGCAAGCTCCTCGACGCGGCAGGGTTCGCCCACGCCCCCGTGGCGCGTCTGCCGCTTCTCGCCGGAGTCGGCTCGCTCGCGAGCGGTGCTGTCGCGTGGCTCATCACTGGTCTCGTCGTCGTCGCGGGACTCGCCATGGTCGTCGGGTTCGCCGCTCCCTTCTCTTGGGTGCGTACCCGCGTGCGACGTTTGCGCCGCGCCCGCAGACTGCTCTGGCCTGATGTGTGCGAACTCCTGGTGGCATCCGTGCGTGCGGGGATGTCGCTTCCTGAAGCCGTGTCGGCGCTCGCGGTCGCCGGTCCGCCTCCGCTTCGGCCGGCATTCGCCCGCTTCGCCTCCGACATCTCCGCATCGGGACACTTCGACTCCGCCGCCCTGCGACTGAAGTCTGCGCTGGGCGATCCGGTGGCCGACCGGATCGTGGAGACCTTGCGGATGGCGCGTCAGGTCGGCGGCACCGAGCTGACTCCGGTCCTGCGGGCACTGGCCGCATCGGTTCGGGCGGATGCCGCGGTGCGCGGTGAGGTGGAGGCGCGGCAGTCGTGGATCAGAGGGGCGGCGGTCCTGGGCGTCGTCGCGCCCTGGGTCGTGCTCGGCCTGCTCGCCACGAGACCGGAGGGGATGCAGGCCTATGCGTCTGCGGAAGGCATGGTCCTCGTCGTCTCGGGGGCGGTCGTGTCGGTGGTCGCCTACCGCCTGATGATGCGGTGGGGTCGTCTTCCCGAACCGCAGAGGTGGTTCGGGTGA
- a CDS encoding ATPase, T2SS/T4P/T4SS family, whose protein sequence is MPSALDTADAVTLEVAARVRDRLRAEQIEPSRNPARAAQLVTAEVRRHNDFAPARGDALILDEEAVTREVLAVIAGLGPLQHLLEDPSVEEIWINAPDRVFCARDGRNERVPVTLTPEAVRDLVERMLHTTGRRVDLSHPFVDASLPDGSRLHVVIPDITRAHWSVNIRKFVPHRRTLADLVEAGSVPSDVAHLLVSAMVAGRSVLVSGATHAGKTTLLSALLGACPPHQRIVTVEETFELAVVALDTVALQGRQPSLEGTGEVTLRRLVKEALRMRPDRLVIGEVRDAEALDLLLALNTGIPGAATIHANSAAEAIRKLAALPLLAGRNIDAGFVLPAIAASVDLVVHCHRLADGRRVVAEVAEVTGEVQAGNVSTRPLYGRGHG, encoded by the coding sequence ATGCCCTCTGCCCTCGACACCGCCGATGCCGTGACGCTCGAGGTTGCGGCGCGGGTGCGGGACCGGCTGCGGGCCGAGCAGATCGAACCCTCACGCAACCCGGCACGTGCGGCGCAGCTCGTCACCGCGGAGGTCCGCCGACACAACGACTTCGCCCCGGCGCGCGGGGACGCGCTCATCCTGGACGAGGAAGCAGTCACCCGCGAGGTGCTCGCGGTGATCGCCGGTCTCGGCCCTCTCCAACACCTTCTGGAAGATCCGTCGGTCGAGGAGATCTGGATCAACGCACCCGACCGCGTGTTCTGCGCGCGCGACGGGCGCAACGAGCGCGTCCCGGTCACCCTCACCCCCGAGGCCGTCCGTGACCTCGTCGAGCGGATGCTGCACACCACCGGGCGTCGCGTCGACCTCAGCCATCCGTTCGTCGACGCGTCCCTCCCCGACGGCTCGCGCCTGCACGTCGTGATTCCCGACATCACCCGTGCGCACTGGTCCGTCAACATCCGCAAGTTCGTGCCGCACCGCCGGACGCTCGCCGACCTCGTGGAGGCCGGATCCGTGCCTTCCGACGTGGCACACCTCCTCGTCTCCGCGATGGTGGCCGGTCGAAGCGTCCTCGTCTCCGGCGCCACCCACGCGGGAAAGACGACTCTGCTGTCGGCGCTGCTCGGGGCGTGTCCACCTCACCAGCGGATCGTGACGGTCGAGGAGACCTTCGAACTGGCGGTCGTGGCGCTCGACACGGTTGCGCTGCAGGGACGCCAGCCCAGCCTGGAGGGGACGGGGGAGGTGACGCTGCGACGGCTCGTCAAGGAGGCGCTGCGCATGCGGCCGGATCGGCTCGTGATCGGCGAGGTACGCGACGCGGAAGCACTCGATCTCCTCCTGGCGCTGAACACCGGTATTCCGGGTGCCGCGACGATCCACGCGAACTCTGCGGCGGAAGCGATCCGCAAACTCGCCGCCCTTCCCTTGCTGGCGGGTCGAAACATCGACGCCGGTTTCGTGCTGCCCGCCATCGCGGCATCCGTCGACCTCGTCGTGCATTGCCATCGACTCGCGGACGGGCGAAGGGTCGTTGCCGAGGTCGCGGAGGTCACCGGTGAGGTGCAGGCGGGAAACGTCTCGACACGTCCGCTCTACGGAAGAGGGCACGGATGA
- a CDS encoding formate/nitrite transporter family protein, with protein MLSIPEALDVQADAAVHKVEAVGSPGRFLVSGMLAGAYIGIGVVLMVATAGPLIEAGTGLGKLVSGLVFGVALTLVVFAGGDLATSAMMVLPQGALMRAIRPWPALGTLLATVAANLVGALLFAALIVVSGVLHSNAPAGAMLQDMLTAKAHEGPAELFVRGILCNLLVCLAIWMASRVTTEIAKIVLIFAAILAFISSGFEHVVANMTTYGIGLFGGYADATVALFATNVLWVGLGNLVGGGLFVGVAYWVVGGSPRRARVDAPGAPAASTLR; from the coding sequence ATGCTCAGCATCCCCGAAGCGCTCGACGTGCAGGCCGATGCCGCCGTCCACAAGGTCGAAGCGGTCGGCTCCCCGGGACGGTTCCTTGTGTCGGGGATGCTCGCCGGCGCCTACATCGGCATCGGCGTCGTGCTCATGGTGGCGACGGCCGGACCTCTCATCGAAGCGGGAACCGGCCTCGGCAAGCTCGTGAGCGGCCTCGTCTTCGGCGTCGCGCTCACCCTCGTCGTCTTCGCCGGCGGCGACCTCGCCACCTCCGCGATGATGGTGCTCCCCCAGGGAGCCCTCATGCGCGCCATCCGCCCCTGGCCCGCGCTCGGCACGCTCCTGGCCACCGTCGCGGCGAACCTCGTCGGCGCGCTGCTGTTCGCCGCGCTCATCGTCGTGTCGGGCGTGCTCCACAGCAACGCGCCCGCGGGGGCAATGCTGCAGGACATGCTCACCGCGAAGGCCCACGAGGGCCCGGCGGAGCTGTTCGTCCGCGGCATCCTGTGCAATCTGCTCGTCTGCCTAGCCATCTGGATGGCCTCGCGCGTCACCACCGAGATCGCGAAGATCGTGCTCATCTTCGCCGCGATCCTCGCCTTCATCAGCTCCGGCTTCGAGCACGTCGTCGCCAACATGACGACCTACGGCATCGGGCTGTTCGGCGGCTACGCGGATGCCACGGTGGCGCTGTTCGCGACGAACGTGCTGTGGGTGGGGCTCGGCAACCTCGTCGGCGGCGGCCTGTTCGTGGGCGTCGCGTACTGGGTCGTCGGCGGCTCCCCGCGCCGCGCCCGCGTCGATGCCCCAGGCGCCCCCGCAGCGTCGACTCTGCGCTGA
- a CDS encoding DedA family protein, with amino-acid sequence MHSIALIPWLDPTAIIEAAGPWALLVVCFIVFAETGLLVGFLLPGDTLLIISGLLTHTNEIFGVNIWVVSLLIALAAFVGGEVGYLIGHKGGPAIFERKESGLFSRKNVERTNAFFVRYGGLTIILARFVPIVRTFAPVAAGVGHMPWKRYSLYNFIGAMIWGFGLTMVGFLVGYIPWVAHIVTEYIDIILLVAVGGTALVTLWHYFSERRKVRKEAAAGGDVVVDAAEAQELVLDPEVFDREPDLGGHDGEDRPRN; translated from the coding sequence GTGCACTCCATCGCTCTCATCCCCTGGCTCGACCCGACCGCCATCATCGAGGCCGCCGGCCCGTGGGCGCTGCTCGTGGTGTGCTTCATCGTCTTCGCCGAGACGGGCCTGCTGGTCGGCTTCCTCCTGCCGGGCGACACGCTGCTCATCATCTCGGGCCTGCTCACGCACACGAACGAGATCTTCGGCGTCAACATCTGGGTCGTCTCGCTGCTGATCGCCCTCGCCGCCTTCGTCGGCGGCGAAGTCGGCTATCTCATCGGACACAAGGGCGGACCGGCGATCTTCGAACGCAAGGAGTCGGGCCTCTTCAGCCGCAAGAACGTCGAACGCACCAACGCGTTCTTCGTGCGCTACGGCGGGCTCACGATCATCCTCGCCCGGTTCGTGCCCATCGTCCGCACGTTCGCGCCCGTCGCGGCCGGTGTCGGTCACATGCCGTGGAAGCGGTACAGCCTCTACAACTTCATCGGTGCGATGATCTGGGGCTTCGGGCTCACGATGGTCGGCTTCCTCGTCGGGTACATCCCGTGGGTCGCCCACATCGTCACCGAGTACATCGACATCATCCTCCTCGTGGCCGTCGGCGGCACCGCGCTCGTCACGCTCTGGCACTACTTCAGCGAGCGTCGCAAGGTGCGTAAGGAGGCGGCTGCCGGCGGCGACGTCGTGGTCGACGCGGCCGAGGCGCAGGAACTCGTCCTCGACCCCGAGGTGTTCGATCGCGAGCCCGACCTCGGCGGTCACGACGGCGAAGACCGTCCGCGCAACTGA
- a CDS encoding Ku protein, whose protein sequence is MRSIWKGALTFGLVNVPVKVYSATEDHDVPLHQVHAADGGRIRYQRICEIDGEVVPFADIDKAYDDGERTVVLTKDDIASLPAERSREIDVVEFVPSEQIDLLTLDRAYYLEPDSKSPKAYVLLRKTLEQTDRTAIVRFSLRQKTRLAALRVRGDVLVLQTLLWADEVREAAFPGLDEPVKISAKELELSASLVESFSSDFDPTAFTDEYQEELRTLIDAKLEKGDALDTSETFGQTEDAESGGEVIDLMAALRASVERSRAARGASDDAKEPSESAPEKKKPAKKASKAS, encoded by the coding sequence ATGAGATCCATCTGGAAGGGCGCCCTGACCTTCGGCCTCGTGAACGTGCCCGTGAAGGTGTATTCGGCGACGGAGGATCACGACGTGCCGTTGCACCAGGTGCATGCCGCAGACGGCGGTCGCATCCGCTACCAGCGGATCTGCGAGATCGACGGCGAAGTGGTGCCCTTCGCCGACATCGACAAGGCCTACGACGACGGGGAGCGGACGGTCGTGCTCACGAAGGACGACATCGCATCGCTTCCAGCCGAACGGAGCCGCGAGATCGATGTCGTCGAGTTCGTGCCCTCGGAGCAGATCGATCTGCTCACACTCGACCGGGCCTACTACCTCGAGCCGGACTCGAAGTCGCCCAAGGCCTACGTGCTGCTGCGCAAGACGCTGGAGCAGACCGACCGCACCGCGATCGTGCGCTTCTCGCTACGTCAGAAGACGCGGCTCGCGGCGTTGAGAGTGCGAGGCGACGTGCTGGTGCTGCAGACGCTGCTGTGGGCCGACGAGGTGCGCGAAGCCGCGTTCCCGGGACTGGATGAGCCGGTCAAGATCTCCGCCAAGGAGTTGGAGCTGTCGGCATCCCTCGTCGAGAGCTTCTCGAGCGACTTCGACCCGACCGCCTTCACCGACGAGTACCAGGAGGAACTGCGCACGCTCATCGACGCGAAACTCGAGAAGGGCGATGCGCTCGACACGTCGGAGACCTTCGGGCAGACCGAGGATGCCGAGAGCGGCGGTGAAGTCATAGACCTCATGGCGGCGCTGCGGGCGAGCGTCGAACGCAGTCGTGCGGCGCGCGGAGCGTCGGATGACGCGAAGGAGCCGAGCGAGTCCGCGCCGGAGAAGAAGAAGCCCGCGAAGAAGGCGTCGAAGGCGTCCTGA